GCGCCCCCTTTCCCCGGCGGCCCTGCCCTGCGCACACCCCTGCTCACCCTCGCGATGACCTGGTTCTCGCTGCGGGACCGCCTCGGCATCTGACCCGCCCAAACGACGCAATCGGAACAGCCCTCCCAAGCGTGGGCTGTTACCATTTTTTCATTTTGCATCCTGCGGCAACTCGTTTAGGTTTCCTGAAGGTAAAATTCAGGAAAGCCGAAGAACATGACCCTGCCGCCGAATGTCTACGACGCCGAGCCGATCCCCGAAACCGCACGGGCCGAGATCGAGCGGCTTTTGCAGACCGGCGACCTGTTCCGCTATACCGCGCCGGAAAACGCGCCGGTCACCCTGCTGGAATCCGAATTCGCCGAGATGATGGGCACCCGCTACGCGCTGGCCGTGTCCTCCTGCTCGGCAGCGCTCTTCCTGTCGCTGAAATCGCTGGACCTGCCACGCGATGCGCGCGTCCTGCTGCCCGGCTTCACCTTCGCCGCCGTGCCCTCGGCCGTGGTGCATGCCGATTGCCGGCCGGTGCTCTGCGAAGTCGGCGACAACTACCGCATCGACATTCCTGATTTCGAAAGCCGCCTGGACGGTATCGGCGCCGTCATCATCTCGCATATGCGCGGCCATACCTCGGACATGGACAAGATCATGGCGCTCTGCGACCAACGCGGCATCCCCGTGATCGAAGACGCAGCCCATTCCCTTGGCACCCAGTGGCGCGGCCGCAATATCGGCACCATCGGCCAGATCGGCTGTTTCTCCTTCCAAAGCTACAAGATGGTGAATTCCGGCGAAGGCGGCATCCTGGTCAGCGATGACGCGGACCTGGTGGCCCGGGCAATCATCATGTCGGGCGCTTACGAACACATGTGGAAGAAGCACAAGGCCCGGCGCGGCGAGAACTCCGATGACCTGGTGCAGGCGCTGGAACGCTGGCAGAATCAGCTGCCGCTC
The Pseudooceanicola algae genome window above contains:
- a CDS encoding DegT/DnrJ/EryC1/StrS family aminotransferase, translating into MTLPPNVYDAEPIPETARAEIERLLQTGDLFRYTAPENAPVTLLESEFAEMMGTRYALAVSSCSAALFLSLKSLDLPRDARVLLPGFTFAAVPSAVVHADCRPVLCEVGDNYRIDIPDFESRLDGIGAVIISHMRGHTSDMDKIMALCDQRGIPVIEDAAHSLGTQWRGRNIGTIGQIGCFSFQSYKMVNSGEGGILVSDDADLVARAIIMSGAYEHMWKKHKARRGENSDDLVQALERWQNQLPLYNLRLSNLSATIIRAQLPEVPRRIRDGRRNHDHTAARISESPWLSVPAKFPPEDRAPDSLQFNLDGLTDEQTLAFQSAAARHGIKVQVFGMSKDNARAFWNWQFIPDLPELPRTRTMLMRACDCRLPARLTLEECDMIADALITAAEDVMGATQAYGT